The following proteins are co-located in the Pedobacter sp. FW305-3-2-15-E-R2A2 genome:
- a CDS encoding fibronectin type III domain-containing protein — protein sequence MKKLILRKDLILDSADKRPGLKGQELLVQQDATGGHSITLKEGNDGVVTVGRKPGAVTLLSYRNDDVKSYWTSEILTPEVVLMPPSTITDLRVDLTDTFATRISWTSPRGYDNVADKPTDSFHLIINEGDIDPTYTYNTVKLTLTPDLPGIRASHIIADLEPGRTFHIAVLSEKISFGKSSVSKMSNIVRFTTLSLNGGEKDPPKRIALYKNKIYDPFIMTEFKHGERLTNNPTFSRLADQDYIIDNNGVPEGVPPISPVTSLFMYGLQSPEWYNVGMYEITFELDGLYDLDYCYILMGNPSKGYFKLYGSADGLNKFEMFDRIQTPLNGNDWQKIPLNKEKSKDVRYLIFATPERQIIIDGFVPYGKKKGTHSYTGVKHKRQSPVRTLDKRMGTNAFFGEENMDMMGKISSMTRYYNNPDWILSDPFKVKGSNQNATPGDIVLLMRLSHMWDFEAKMRDAIANGQEILFNLQYSPSYLRTVDVPSEDKVKPVDPGLDFKNLAVTTNPNSYTHISRIMFMLVGRLGFNTQIDKNLIRFAENDGAVGLGLARYFEFGNENEAHWKGEDGYWNAHEIAAILSAIYDGHMGTMGVGFGIKNADPNAKLLIPGMVNADHDFIRDMMLWWDHKRGQGNYPLDALNFHHYNNYEAEPYTAVYSDIPAWGLPPEHGSLIMELTAINEFRQVFMPNKELWCTEMGYDETLGGMIAPRDRTQNLRSKHKAAWLMRMHMVSDYCGIDITNQYWYGMDNIKLSDLAEDAFHREKFLTSGVVDGILAFNDWNRTPRIGWWYLSAFKKAMTGWSLSHVVVKAGENQILQNDVVKTYHPDLWVFAYKKGEETCLVAWLGTDEWKTFELLINVAAPESGIAVLRFDDQEIRKTEDPMMINTVPESDSSGKYIRTTVNEFPIIIKTGNIGIKKLIDPIDFRAAPISAAAVKLSWEDKNIGLNKTKIFSSTSPESGFTLIKTEYFDRAEAVVDGLEENTFYYFKIQFENGAELSDLSVDKAAKTFAVLEAPTDLSTVSATSSTITLSWYFPVVNERKVEKFVLYRSTELNGDYLGVTRLGKSERTYRDIGLVANTAYFYKIRTVNGPSISNFSFVHSSTTGAPNLLPPKVVSANTDSSGSYVDLTFDEELKDQSTAINAFTVVEMLSAGGYIVHTVYKVEAGIDKTKVKVFVQLTLFKSSTVTVAYDAGLGALKSVYNIAVSTFSNQSVANIISLDLSPVLEWRESSGITSTRNTYSGTADQSQGVFALILEAGGVGLIRMSLLPGVSSLFLGMDPESIPEAFNSLDYYIFRTDGVVDIKRLDVYMRETQQIELGIVQIRTDGTTIYFEVSYDNGLSFVTAKTSPQPNLKMYFKLYGGNGSKAVNLVHSGLILEYLSTIPDAPVVSGNNYSRMLTAYSPLGDSEIIMNVDNAPVNSPFLAYPGSINVGNAAVPAGRWMFKIKADGARRESELSFSPAFSESLIGGTPVIPSDWLEKELYLNIEGNNLWGNGNARSKLYLPAGSNGLIQGSGDLAILLDTDVAELKTFTDTPYGIKRNHAGDSVQIEACANGEKTPLGNTPRFVVERLRVDDTKVYFEYSLDNEISWISAHQLPRIAGNLYFKIGFGDGTDLVMNGLYYSGFLKVE from the coding sequence ATGAAAAAACTAATATTAAGAAAAGACCTTATCCTGGATTCAGCAGATAAGAGGCCAGGATTAAAAGGTCAGGAACTACTGGTTCAGCAAGATGCAACAGGTGGGCACTCTATCACTCTTAAAGAAGGTAATGATGGAGTGGTCACTGTGGGTAGAAAACCAGGAGCGGTTACGTTGCTCAGCTACAGAAATGACGACGTAAAGTCCTACTGGACCAGCGAAATTTTGACTCCAGAAGTGGTTCTTATGCCTCCCTCGACAATCACCGATCTTAGGGTTGATCTGACAGATACTTTTGCGACCAGGATTAGCTGGACAAGCCCAAGAGGGTATGATAATGTAGCCGATAAACCGACTGATTCTTTTCATTTGATCATCAACGAGGGAGATATTGATCCAACCTATACGTATAATACGGTTAAGCTTACACTTACTCCGGACTTGCCTGGAATTAGAGCCTCACATATTATTGCAGATCTTGAGCCAGGCAGAACATTTCACATCGCTGTTCTTTCTGAAAAAATATCATTCGGAAAATCCTCGGTATCGAAAATGTCTAATATAGTCCGCTTTACAACCTTGTCGTTGAATGGTGGTGAGAAAGATCCTCCTAAAAGAATTGCACTTTACAAGAACAAGATTTATGATCCATTTATCATGACAGAATTTAAGCATGGTGAGCGGTTAACCAATAATCCTACATTCAGCAGGCTGGCAGATCAGGACTATATTATTGACAACAATGGGGTTCCGGAAGGTGTACCTCCGATATCTCCTGTAACCAGTTTGTTTATGTATGGACTTCAAAGTCCGGAATGGTACAACGTAGGAATGTATGAGATTACTTTTGAGCTGGATGGATTATATGACTTGGATTACTGTTATATCTTAATGGGAAATCCTTCAAAAGGATATTTTAAATTATATGGATCAGCAGATGGACTGAATAAATTTGAAATGTTTGACCGGATACAGACCCCTTTGAATGGAAACGACTGGCAAAAAATCCCGCTAAATAAGGAGAAGAGTAAAGATGTTCGATACCTGATATTTGCCACTCCCGAAAGACAAATTATCATCGATGGCTTTGTTCCATACGGAAAGAAAAAAGGAACGCATTCTTATACAGGCGTAAAACATAAAAGACAAAGCCCTGTAAGAACCCTTGATAAAAGAATGGGAACCAATGCCTTTTTTGGGGAAGAGAATATGGATATGATGGGCAAAATAAGTTCCATGACCAGGTATTATAATAACCCGGACTGGATTTTGTCTGACCCTTTTAAAGTAAAAGGAAGCAACCAGAATGCCACTCCAGGTGATATTGTTCTTTTGATGCGCTTGTCTCATATGTGGGATTTTGAAGCAAAAATGAGAGACGCCATTGCAAACGGACAAGAGATCCTCTTTAATCTGCAGTACTCACCATCTTATCTGAGAACCGTAGATGTCCCTTCTGAAGACAAGGTAAAGCCGGTAGATCCGGGATTAGACTTTAAGAATTTGGCGGTAACCACCAATCCAAACAGTTATACACACATCTCGAGGATCATGTTTATGCTGGTTGGGAGGCTTGGGTTTAATACCCAAATAGATAAGAACCTGATTCGTTTTGCAGAGAATGATGGAGCAGTGGGGCTTGGTCTGGCTAGATATTTTGAATTTGGTAATGAAAATGAAGCACATTGGAAAGGGGAGGATGGTTATTGGAATGCGCATGAAATTGCAGCCATTTTATCTGCCATTTATGATGGGCATATGGGGACAATGGGCGTCGGTTTTGGAATTAAAAATGCAGATCCAAATGCGAAGTTGCTGATCCCCGGCATGGTGAATGCAGATCATGATTTCATTCGTGATATGATGTTGTGGTGGGACCATAAAAGAGGGCAAGGGAATTATCCTTTGGATGCTTTGAACTTTCACCATTATAACAATTATGAAGCAGAGCCTTATACGGCCGTATATAGTGATATACCAGCCTGGGGATTACCCCCTGAGCATGGGTCACTGATTATGGAATTGACTGCAATTAATGAATTCAGACAGGTTTTTATGCCTAATAAAGAGCTCTGGTGCACAGAAATGGGCTATGATGAAACTTTAGGTGGAATGATTGCACCCAGAGACCGAACACAAAACCTTCGTTCAAAACATAAAGCTGCATGGCTGATGAGAATGCATATGGTGAGTGATTACTGTGGGATTGACATTACAAATCAGTATTGGTATGGAATGGACAATATCAAACTTTCAGACCTTGCAGAAGATGCTTTCCACAGAGAGAAATTTCTGACCTCCGGAGTAGTCGATGGAATACTGGCATTTAACGATTGGAACAGGACTCCCAGGATTGGTTGGTGGTACCTTTCTGCCTTTAAAAAAGCAATGACGGGCTGGAGTTTATCGCATGTTGTAGTTAAGGCCGGAGAAAACCAAATCTTACAGAATGATGTTGTTAAAACTTATCATCCTGACCTATGGGTTTTTGCGTATAAGAAAGGAGAAGAGACTTGCCTGGTAGCCTGGTTAGGTACTGATGAATGGAAAACATTTGAATTGCTCATCAACGTGGCCGCTCCGGAGAGCGGGATAGCGGTATTGAGATTTGATGATCAGGAAATCAGAAAAACAGAAGATCCTATGATGATCAATACCGTTCCTGAAAGTGACTCATCGGGGAAATACATTAGAACGACGGTTAACGAATTCCCTATTATCATAAAAACAGGAAACATAGGGATTAAAAAACTGATTGATCCCATTGATTTTCGTGCTGCGCCGATCAGTGCTGCTGCAGTAAAGTTATCCTGGGAAGATAAGAATATCGGTCTGAATAAAACAAAGATATTTAGCAGTACCTCACCTGAAAGCGGATTTACGCTCATTAAAACTGAATATTTTGACCGTGCCGAAGCTGTCGTCGATGGTCTGGAGGAGAACACTTTCTATTACTTCAAAATACAGTTTGAAAATGGTGCGGAGCTGTCTGATTTGTCTGTTGACAAGGCTGCAAAGACTTTTGCAGTCCTGGAAGCACCTACCGATCTAAGTACGGTCAGCGCGACCTCAAGTACGATTACGCTTTCCTGGTATTTCCCGGTTGTTAATGAACGGAAGGTAGAAAAATTTGTCCTCTATAGAAGCACGGAGTTGAATGGTGATTATCTTGGAGTAACCAGATTAGGTAAATCTGAAAGGACTTACAGAGATATTGGGCTGGTGGCCAACACCGCATATTTTTACAAAATAAGAACGGTTAACGGACCGTCAATCAGTAATTTTAGCTTTGTCCATTCTAGCACTACGGGAGCACCAAATTTGTTGCCACCTAAAGTGGTGTCTGCGAATACCGATTCTTCCGGCTCTTATGTCGACTTGACATTTGATGAAGAATTAAAGGATCAGTCTACTGCAATCAACGCCTTTACGGTAGTCGAAATGTTATCAGCTGGCGGCTATATTGTTCATACCGTTTATAAGGTGGAAGCAGGCATTGATAAAACAAAGGTGAAGGTGTTTGTGCAGTTGACCTTGTTTAAGTCTTCGACGGTTACTGTTGCCTATGATGCCGGATTGGGTGCATTAAAGTCTGTTTATAATATTGCAGTAAGCACATTTAGCAATCAGTCGGTTGCCAATATAATCTCACTTGATCTTTCACCTGTTCTGGAATGGAGGGAGTCCTCAGGGATTACATCCACTAGAAATACCTATTCCGGAACAGCAGATCAGTCGCAGGGAGTGTTCGCGTTGATTCTTGAAGCAGGTGGAGTAGGTTTGATTCGAATGAGTTTATTGCCGGGTGTTTCGTCCCTGTTCCTGGGGATGGATCCGGAGAGTATTCCTGAAGCATTTAATTCTCTTGATTATTATATTTTCAGAACAGATGGCGTTGTGGACATCAAGAGACTGGACGTCTATATGAGGGAAACCCAACAAATTGAATTGGGGATCGTTCAGATCAGAACAGATGGAACAACGATTTATTTTGAGGTCAGTTATGACAATGGGCTCAGCTTTGTCACCGCTAAAACAAGTCCTCAGCCAAACCTGAAGATGTATTTCAAACTATATGGGGGGAATGGATCAAAAGCGGTGAACCTGGTGCATTCAGGATTGATATTGGAATACTTGTCGACCATTCCTGATGCTCCGGTAGTTTCCGGAAACAATTATTCCCGTATGCTGACTGCTTATTCTCCTCTTGGAGATAGCGAAATCATCATGAATGTAGACAATGCCCCGGTTAATTCACCTTTTCTCGCTTATCCCGGAAGCATCAATGTGGGAAATGCAGCTGTGCCAGCAGGAAGGTGGATGTTTAAAATAAAAGCTGACGGCGCAAGAAGAGAAAGTGAGTTGTCGTTCAGTCCGGCATTTAGTGAAAGTTTAATCGGCGGTACGCCTGTAATTCCTTCCGATTGGCTGGAGAAAGAGCTTTACCTGAATATAGAGGGGAACAACCTCTGGGGGAATGGAAATGCGCGCTCTAAGCTTTACCTGCCTGCGGGATCGAATGGACTTATTCAGGGGTCCGGAGATTTAGCCATTCTTTTGGATACCGATGTTGCTGAATTAAAGACTTTTACCGATACCCCATATGGAATTAAGCGAAATCATGCGGGCGACAGTGTCCAGATTGAAGCTTGTGCTAACGGGGAGAAAACTCCGCTTGGTAATACACCAAGGTTTGTGGTGGAAAGGCTTCGTGTTGATGATACGAAGGTCTATTTTGAATATTCATTAGACAATGAAATCAGTTGGATCTCCGCGCATCAGCTTCCAAGGATTGCTGGAAATTTATACTTCAAAATCGGCTTTGGCGATGGAACTGATCTGGTCATGAATGGCCTGTATTATTCCGGTTTTCTCAAGGTTGAATAA